The Sinomonas sp. P10A9 genome includes a window with the following:
- a CDS encoding thiolase family protein — protein sequence MTDAFVYDAIRTPFGKFGKGLASVRPDDLAAHMVRSVVDRAPGLTPDALEAGALDEVIFGNANGAGEENRNVARMATLLAGLPVSIPGTTVNRLCGSSLDAAMIASRQIQVGDADVMLVGGVESMSRAPWVLPKTDKPYPAGDLALASTTLGWRLVNPEMPSEWTVSLGEATEQLRERFAIGRDRQDEFAARSHTLSDKAWNEGFYDDLVAAVPGTDVTRDEGIRAGSSAESLGGLKTAFRKDNGDRSGTTTGGTVTAGNASPLSDGASAVLLGSEAAAGTLGLAPIARIAGRGAAANEPQYFGFAPVEAANRALAKAGIGWDQVGAVELNEAFAAQSLACVDAWKIDPEIVNQHGGAIAMGHPLGASGGRILGTLARSLQRSGERWGVAAICIGVGQGLAVVLENVNAK from the coding sequence ATGACCGACGCTTTCGTCTACGACGCGATCCGCACCCCCTTCGGCAAATTCGGCAAGGGCCTCGCAAGCGTCCGCCCCGATGACCTCGCGGCACACATGGTCCGCAGTGTCGTGGACCGAGCCCCGGGCCTGACGCCCGATGCGCTCGAAGCCGGCGCACTCGACGAAGTGATCTTCGGCAACGCCAACGGTGCAGGCGAGGAGAACCGCAACGTCGCCCGGATGGCCACGCTTCTCGCGGGCCTTCCCGTCTCCATCCCCGGCACCACGGTGAACCGCCTGTGCGGCTCGTCCCTCGACGCCGCGATGATCGCCTCGCGCCAGATCCAGGTGGGCGACGCCGACGTCATGCTGGTGGGCGGTGTGGAGTCGATGTCCCGCGCGCCGTGGGTCCTGCCGAAGACGGACAAGCCCTACCCGGCCGGGGACTTGGCGCTCGCCTCGACCACGCTCGGCTGGCGCCTCGTGAACCCGGAGATGCCGTCCGAGTGGACCGTGTCCCTCGGCGAGGCCACCGAGCAGCTGCGCGAGCGCTTCGCGATCGGCCGCGACCGTCAGGATGAGTTCGCCGCCCGCTCGCACACCCTTTCCGACAAGGCCTGGAACGAGGGCTTCTACGACGATCTCGTCGCCGCCGTCCCCGGAACCGATGTGACGCGTGACGAGGGCATCCGGGCGGGGTCCTCCGCGGAGTCCCTCGGCGGCCTCAAGACCGCGTTCCGCAAGGACAACGGCGACCGCTCGGGTACGACGACCGGCGGCACCGTCACCGCAGGCAACGCCTCCCCGCTCTCCGACGGTGCCTCCGCGGTCCTGCTCGGCTCCGAAGCCGCCGCGGGGACGCTCGGACTGGCTCCCATCGCACGCATCGCGGGCCGCGGCGCTGCGGCCAACGAGCCACAGTACTTCGGCTTCGCACCCGTCGAGGCCGCGAACCGGGCCCTCGCGAAGGCCGGCATCGGCTGGGACCAGGTGGGCGCCGTCGAGCTCAACGAGGCCTTCGCCGCGCAGTCCCTCGCCTGCGTGGACGCGTGGAAGATCGACCCCGAGATCGTCAACCAGCACGGCGGCGCGATCGCGATGGGGCACCCGCTCGGCGCGTCCGGCGGCCGCATCCTCGGCACGCTCGCCCGCTCGCTTCAGCGCAGCGGAGAGCGGTGGGGTGTAGCCGCGATCTGCATCGGTGTGGGCCAGGGGCTCGCCGTGGTGCTCGAGAACGTCAACGCGAAATAG
- a CDS encoding alpha/beta fold hydrolase, producing the protein MSVPKIKAVRLSPREQLGQKELVVLGPSLGTSTVMWQDAAQLFAGDYDVFGWDLPGHGVSPAAATDAEFSVGELADAVVELVDSIEPGVRFHYAGDSVGGATGAELALRHPERLLSLAMVCSSPRFNGAEAYAERADAVAEQGTEIRLEPSAEIWFAPGFLGEHPTESSRLLDSLRDADRFGYAAVCRAIAAYDVRDRFAEISVPFLAVAGQFDSVCPLSEAEWMADQAQHGVAVEVPNVGHIAPTENPALVASLLRAHFMAASGLIELAQETIDALVDSHNTKDSNS; encoded by the coding sequence GTGAGCGTGCCCAAGATCAAGGCCGTGCGGCTGAGTCCGCGCGAGCAGCTCGGACAGAAGGAGCTCGTGGTACTCGGGCCTTCCCTCGGGACGTCGACGGTGATGTGGCAAGACGCCGCGCAGCTTTTCGCGGGCGACTACGACGTCTTCGGTTGGGACCTCCCCGGCCATGGTGTCTCCCCGGCCGCCGCAACGGATGCCGAGTTCAGCGTGGGCGAGCTGGCAGACGCAGTCGTGGAGCTCGTCGACTCCATCGAGCCGGGCGTCCGCTTCCACTACGCGGGCGATTCAGTGGGCGGTGCGACCGGGGCCGAGCTGGCTCTCCGCCACCCCGAACGACTCCTGAGCCTCGCCATGGTCTGTTCGTCGCCGCGCTTCAACGGCGCCGAGGCCTACGCCGAACGCGCCGACGCCGTTGCCGAGCAGGGCACCGAGATCCGCCTCGAGCCCTCCGCCGAGATCTGGTTCGCCCCCGGCTTCCTGGGAGAGCACCCCACCGAGTCCTCACGGCTCCTGGACAGCCTGCGGGACGCAGACCGCTTCGGCTACGCCGCCGTCTGCCGCGCCATCGCTGCCTACGACGTCCGGGACCGGTTCGCCGAGATTTCGGTCCCATTCCTCGCCGTCGCGGGACAGTTCGACTCCGTCTGCCCCCTCTCCGAGGCGGAGTGGATGGCCGACCAGGCTCAGCACGGCGTCGCCGTCGAGGTCCCCAACGTCGGGCACATCGCCCCGACCGAGAATCCGGCCCTGGTCGCCAGCCTGCTCCGGGCGCACTTCATGGCCGCAAGCGGGTTGATCGAACTCGCGCAGGAGACCATCGACGCCCTCGTTGACAGCCACAACACCAAGGACAGCAACTCATGA
- a CDS encoding SRPBCC family protein gives MSEHEYKHTYTIDISAPVHAVFEHCRDPRNMFAGHPKIHVDDATVTPEGVGTVAHVWNQTMPVTEYVTHEFVTFVPDQQIVINSHLKLLNRDLKQHVGWTWNFVPEGEGTRLNVHFENTDITWIEEVMMNTVAEKGWAHTVNGWLEHIKTEVEKESAAAQ, from the coding sequence ATGTCCGAGCACGAGTACAAGCACACGTACACGATCGACATCAGCGCACCGGTCCACGCGGTCTTCGAGCACTGCCGCGACCCACGCAACATGTTCGCCGGCCACCCCAAGATCCACGTCGACGATGCGACCGTGACCCCTGAGGGCGTCGGGACGGTGGCGCACGTCTGGAACCAGACCATGCCGGTCACGGAGTACGTCACCCACGAGTTCGTCACCTTCGTCCCCGACCAGCAGATCGTCATCAACTCACATCTCAAGCTGCTCAACAGGGACCTCAAGCAGCACGTCGGCTGGACCTGGAACTTCGTGCCCGAAGGCGAGGGAACGCGGCTGAACGTGCACTTCGAGAACACGGACATCACGTGGATCGAAGAGGTAATGATGAACACGGTTGCCGAGAAGGGCTGGGCCCACACGGTCAACGGCTGGCTCGAGCACATCAAGACCGAGGTCGAGAAGGAATCCGCCGCGGCCCAGTAG